A stretch of the Actinomyces qiguomingii genome encodes the following:
- a CDS encoding PTS ascorbate transporter subunit IIC, giving the protein MSGFLDILVQLFRQPSILVALIALVGLSLQKKGPSDMMKGTIKTFVGFLVLSAGASVVTDSLTPFGTMFTDVFHVQGVVPNNEAIVGPVLLEYGTTSALIFFFGMVLNVVFARLTRFKYIYLSGHVALYQSAMIAVILMVAGMSQWEAIFWGALAEALITTVSPAVVQPFMRKVTGNDDVALGHTGGFGIALSGWVARASRGNPEHSTEHINVPKSLGFVRDSTIVVMLSMGLIFLVVALIAGPTYVTENISDGQNYVIWALMSAGQFAAGVFIILAGVRVILAEIVPAFKGISERLVPNAKPALDVPITFTFAPNAVMIGFLSSLVAGLVGMAIMGVARTTIIIPGIVAHFMTGGASGVIGNAQGGRRGAILGAFANGLFITIVPLLLLGVLGDIGTANATFGDSDYGVIGLYLGYLGQFGGKWLIAAGIAVATVALFVISILMDRRSATSRSVANVESAGVSAGS; this is encoded by the coding sequence ATGTCAGGATTCCTAGATATACTCGTCCAGCTGTTCAGGCAGCCTTCCATCCTCGTTGCCCTGATCGCACTGGTTGGCCTATCCCTTCAGAAGAAGGGGCCGTCCGACATGATGAAGGGTACCATTAAAACCTTCGTCGGCTTCCTAGTACTGTCTGCCGGAGCGAGTGTTGTCACGGATTCACTCACACCGTTCGGAACAATGTTCACCGACGTATTTCACGTCCAGGGCGTGGTGCCGAACAATGAAGCAATCGTCGGCCCCGTCCTACTGGAATATGGCACCACCTCCGCCCTGATCTTCTTCTTCGGCATGGTGCTAAATGTCGTCTTCGCGCGACTGACTCGATTCAAGTACATCTACCTCTCCGGACACGTTGCCCTGTACCAGTCTGCGATGATCGCAGTAATCCTCATGGTTGCCGGGATGTCACAGTGGGAGGCCATTTTTTGGGGCGCCCTTGCGGAGGCCCTAATAACTACGGTCTCTCCTGCTGTCGTACAGCCGTTCATGCGAAAAGTAACCGGCAACGACGATGTCGCCTTGGGTCACACAGGTGGATTCGGCATCGCACTATCCGGGTGGGTGGCGCGGGCCTCGCGCGGCAATCCGGAACACTCAACGGAACATATCAACGTGCCGAAGTCCCTCGGATTCGTGCGCGATTCAACGATTGTCGTCATGCTGTCGATGGGACTGATCTTCCTCGTCGTCGCTCTTATAGCTGGCCCGACCTACGTCACGGAAAACATCTCTGACGGCCAGAACTACGTAATCTGGGCGCTGATGTCAGCCGGGCAGTTCGCAGCCGGGGTATTCATAATCCTCGCTGGTGTGCGAGTGATTCTCGCCGAGATCGTTCCTGCCTTCAAGGGTATCTCCGAGCGGCTGGTCCCCAATGCCAAGCCGGCGCTAGATGTTCCGATCACCTTCACCTTCGCCCCGAACGCGGTGATGATCGGTTTTCTGTCCTCACTGGTAGCCGGACTCGTCGGCATGGCGATTATGGGCGTGGCACGGACAACTATCATAATCCCGGGAATCGTCGCGCACTTTATGACCGGAGGCGCCTCCGGCGTTATCGGCAACGCGCAGGGCGGTCGTCGCGGAGCTATCTTGGGCGCCTTCGCAAACGGGCTATTCATCACTATCGTTCCGCTGCTACTCCTCGGGGTACTCGGGGACATCGGAACCGCCAACGCAACCTTCGGAGACTCCGACTACGGCGTCATTGGATTGTACCTGGGATACCTCGGACAATTCGGCGGTAAGTGGCTGATTGCGGCGGGCATCGCAGTAGCTACTGTGGCGCTATTCGTCATCAGCATCCTCATGGACCGCCGTTCGGCGACTTCACGCTCAGTTGCGAACGTCGAATCCGCTGGCGTTTCCGCAGGCTCCTGA
- a CDS encoding PTS sugar transporter subunit IIB, whose product MKFMAMCSSGLGSSFMVQMNIEKALKTIGAEGVEVDHADLGSVSPAEADMFFVGRDLENSVSAFNNVKILNSIIDQDELVDKVREACDELGIDHSA is encoded by the coding sequence ATGAAGTTCATGGCAATGTGCAGTTCAGGCCTCGGCTCTTCGTTCATGGTTCAGATGAACATCGAGAAGGCCTTGAAGACCATCGGCGCCGAAGGAGTAGAGGTGGACCACGCGGACCTCGGATCGGTTTCCCCCGCCGAAGCCGACATGTTCTTCGTCGGCCGCGACCTGGAGAACTCCGTCAGCGCCTTCAACAACGTCAAGATTCTGAACTCGATCATCGACCAGGACGAACTCGTCGACAAGGTGCGGGAAGCTTGCGACGAACTCGGAATCGACCACTCCGCCTGA
- a CDS encoding PTS sugar transporter subunit IIA — translation MLKEELKAGRIAFSSTTDWETAMRTAARPLLEDGCIEPCYADSIIHNVRAPGGTYMDLGFGITLAHARPEAGALSTAISILVLDPGVNLNDDPDHPTRVIVMLAARDADQHRQTMAELAAVLIDEERRNRLLAAHSPTDVLEVFSTEHA, via the coding sequence ATGCTCAAGGAAGAGCTCAAAGCCGGGCGCATCGCCTTCTCCTCGACCACGGATTGGGAGACCGCCATGCGCACCGCGGCGCGCCCCCTCTTGGAAGACGGCTGCATCGAACCGTGCTACGCCGACAGCATCATCCACAACGTCCGTGCCCCCGGCGGGACCTACATGGACCTCGGTTTCGGCATCACACTCGCCCACGCCCGTCCGGAGGCCGGTGCCCTCAGTACCGCGATTTCCATCCTGGTACTCGACCCAGGTGTCAACCTCAACGACGATCCAGACCACCCGACTCGCGTCATCGTCATGTTGGCCGCACGGGATGCCGATCAGCACCGGCAGACCATGGCAGAACTTGCAGCAGTCCTCATAGACGAGGAACGGCGCAATCGTCTGCTAGCGGCACACTCGCCCACAGACGTGCTGGAAGTGTTCTCTACAGAACACGCATGA
- a CDS encoding GntR family transcriptional regulator produces the protein MTALLGQQPAEQRRRGKWLRVRDAIIEEFTQAEPDSPLPSEMQLCERYGVSRITVRRALDELERADIIYRKQGKGTFIKGAPTPARPLDRYDLSGFFTQRTSEGRRVSSLVLRQEIISAPRVVTLNLMVAPGKEVIRIDRLRSVDGTIDHLTRAWLLASRFEGLTEADLTNRSLYELIAAKYGVSLREDHVEVTLSRPSADDAQHLGCATGELRLHTTSVAFDDAHRPTIYAETTFASTDAVIGFTTRAESR, from the coding sequence ATGACAGCACTGCTGGGGCAGCAACCGGCAGAGCAGCGCCGGCGCGGGAAGTGGCTGCGCGTCCGCGACGCCATCATTGAGGAGTTCACCCAAGCGGAACCCGACTCGCCGCTACCATCTGAGATGCAGCTCTGCGAACGTTACGGGGTCTCTCGAATTACCGTGCGCCGCGCTCTGGACGAACTGGAGCGAGCCGACATCATCTACCGCAAACAGGGGAAGGGCACCTTCATCAAAGGGGCCCCCACTCCGGCGCGCCCACTAGATCGCTACGACCTGTCCGGATTCTTCACTCAGAGAACCTCCGAAGGTAGACGCGTTTCCTCGCTCGTACTGCGACAGGAGATAATCAGCGCTCCGCGCGTGGTGACCCTAAACCTGATGGTGGCACCGGGCAAAGAGGTAATCCGCATCGACCGCCTGCGCAGCGTAGACGGCACGATCGATCACCTGACGCGGGCGTGGCTGCTCGCAAGCCGCTTCGAAGGCCTGACGGAGGCTGATCTGACCAACCGCTCCCTATACGAGCTCATCGCAGCGAAATACGGCGTCTCCCTTCGCGAGGACCACGTAGAGGTGACACTGTCACGTCCGTCCGCGGACGATGCACAACATCTGGGATGCGCTACGGGCGAACTCCGCCTTCACACTACGTCCGTCGCCTTCGACGACGCTCACCGCCCGACCATCTACGCCGAAACGACCTTCGCGTCCACCGACGCGGTCATCGGCTTCACCACACGCGCGGAATCTCGGTAA
- a CDS encoding PTS sugar transporter subunit IIA produces MAAMQLDLLKHELIRLDWEVDDQEEFFERIAAELLPAGYIKDTFCGALAERERKYPTALPTMPEAVAIPHSDVEHIVKPFIAPVRLARPINWREMGNDDVVHPVRFIFVLGFVQEDRHVEVLQIMLQAFQDPAFMERLSAAQTPDEYYRVLSGMSGVQAA; encoded by the coding sequence ATGGCGGCGATGCAGCTGGATCTGCTCAAACATGAACTGATTCGCCTGGACTGGGAGGTAGATGACCAGGAGGAGTTCTTCGAACGGATCGCAGCGGAGCTCCTGCCCGCGGGATACATCAAGGACACCTTCTGCGGCGCACTGGCAGAGCGGGAGCGCAAGTACCCGACGGCGCTCCCAACCATGCCGGAGGCGGTCGCCATCCCTCACTCCGACGTCGAACACATCGTCAAGCCCTTCATCGCCCCGGTGCGGCTGGCCAGGCCGATCAACTGGCGGGAGATGGGCAACGACGACGTCGTCCACCCGGTCCGCTTCATCTTCGTCCTCGGCTTCGTGCAGGAGGACCGCCACGTGGAGGTACTGCAAATCATGCTGCAGGCCTTCCAGGACCCGGCCTTCATGGAACGTCTGAGCGCGGCGCAGACCCCGGACGAGTACTACCGGGTGCTTTCCGGCATGTCCGGCGTCCAGGCCGCCTGA
- a CDS encoding PTS sugar transporter subunit IIB: protein MTAKVVVACGSGVATSQTVASKVSRLLKEAKVDADVQAVDLKSVDRHLADAAAYITIVRENKPRSVPVINGIAFLTGMGQDQELTKLIEAIKSSGSN, encoded by the coding sequence ATGACCGCAAAAGTAGTAGTCGCCTGCGGCAGCGGCGTCGCCACCTCCCAGACGGTGGCCAGCAAGGTCAGCCGCCTACTGAAGGAGGCTAAGGTTGACGCCGACGTCCAGGCCGTCGATCTGAAGTCCGTCGACCGCCACCTGGCCGACGCCGCCGCCTACATCACCATTGTGCGGGAGAACAAGCCCCGCTCCGTCCCCGTCATTAACGGGATCGCGTTCCTGACCGGCATGGGGCAGGACCAGGAGCTGACCAAGCTGATCGAGGCCATTAAGTCCTCTGGGAGCAACTGA
- a CDS encoding PTS galactitol transporter subunit IIC — protein sequence MQILQDSVNFLLSLGAAIFVPIIIIIAGLIVRMKVKDAISAGITLGVAFSGMTMLISYMTEAITPAAQAMSDTIGVDLPITDGGWTTMSTISWSWPYAFLMFPLVIGINIVLILVKQTETFNADLWNVWGKIFTAVAVYYITGMVWLAFVIAAIQVVFELKTADFHQHRVETMTGIPGVTITHRMVFLAAPMYPIDWLLRKIPGLDRSFNAADLRDKLGIFAENHVLGFILGILFGVLARFDVAAILTLGIQAATALTLFPVISKYFMQALEPISNAISEYMRKRFNDRQLFVGLDWPFLGGANEIWIAVIWTIPVTLAYAFFLPGNDILPFAGIINICIAVAAYFASKGNIIRMLIQCTIFAPVFLWVGTAFAPFMTELANSTKAVELSAGQMISNSSIDAPIFTYALSHLMQFLDGNFIPLLIFVVWLICFVAYSRSLIKERNEARAVAVETAGVSV from the coding sequence ATGCAAATCCTTCAGGACTCCGTCAACTTCCTGCTCTCGCTCGGGGCCGCCATCTTCGTCCCCATAATCATCATCATCGCCGGTCTGATCGTCCGGATGAAGGTGAAGGACGCCATCTCCGCGGGCATCACCCTGGGCGTGGCCTTCTCCGGCATGACCATGCTCATCAGCTACATGACCGAGGCGATCACGCCGGCCGCTCAGGCCATGTCGGACACTATCGGGGTGGACCTGCCCATCACCGACGGCGGGTGGACGACGATGTCCACGATCTCCTGGTCGTGGCCCTACGCCTTCCTGATGTTCCCGCTGGTGATCGGCATCAACATCGTGCTGATCCTGGTCAAGCAGACCGAGACCTTCAACGCGGACCTGTGGAACGTGTGGGGCAAGATCTTCACCGCCGTCGCCGTGTACTACATAACCGGAATGGTGTGGCTGGCATTCGTCATCGCGGCCATTCAGGTGGTCTTCGAGCTGAAGACCGCGGACTTCCACCAGCACCGGGTGGAAACAATGACCGGCATCCCGGGCGTGACAATCACCCACCGCATGGTGTTCCTGGCCGCCCCCATGTACCCGATCGACTGGCTGCTGCGCAAGATCCCCGGGCTCGACCGCTCGTTCAACGCCGCCGACCTGCGCGATAAGCTCGGCATCTTCGCCGAGAACCACGTGCTGGGCTTCATCCTCGGCATTCTGTTCGGCGTGCTCGCCCGGTTTGACGTCGCCGCCATTTTGACGCTCGGCATTCAGGCGGCGACGGCGCTGACCCTGTTCCCGGTCATCTCCAAGTACTTCATGCAGGCGCTCGAGCCGATCTCGAACGCCATCTCCGAGTACATGCGCAAGCGCTTCAACGACCGGCAGCTGTTCGTCGGACTCGACTGGCCCTTCCTCGGCGGCGCCAACGAAATCTGGATCGCCGTGATCTGGACCATCCCGGTGACCCTGGCATACGCCTTCTTCCTGCCCGGCAACGACATCCTCCCCTTCGCCGGCATCATCAACATCTGCATCGCGGTCGCGGCCTACTTCGCCAGCAAGGGCAACATCATCCGGATGCTCATCCAGTGCACGATATTCGCGCCCGTGTTCCTGTGGGTGGGCACCGCCTTCGCCCCGTTCATGACCGAGTTGGCCAACTCCACCAAGGCGGTGGAGCTGTCCGCCGGGCAGATGATCTCCAACTCCTCCATCGACGCACCCATCTTCACCTACGCGCTGTCCCATCTCATGCAGTTCCTCGACGGGAACTTCATCCCGCTGCTCATCTTCGTGGTCTGGCTGATCTGCTTCGTGGCCTACTCGCGCAGCCTGATCAAGGAGCGCAACGAGGCGCGTGCGGTCGCGGTAGAGACCGCCGGAGTCAGCGTCTGA
- a CDS encoding class II aldolase/adducin family protein, whose amino-acid sequence MLESLKKELCEIAKRAQHDGLCKHKSGNFSIRDAETGFLVVSPTSLDRDLLTPRDVVVMNLDAHVVENESGLRPTSEVLMHLEIYKERPEAVAIVHTHSAYATSFALLNKPIPAIVYEVANLGLSRARIPVAPYGRPGTPELAASVRQAVREADCVLLEKHGAVAVDSRNLYEAYLKAAYIEELAQLYHQALTANGGVEPESFATEELQKWAYPAEITFPNQH is encoded by the coding sequence ATGCTTGAATCGCTGAAGAAAGAACTGTGCGAGATCGCCAAGCGGGCGCAGCACGACGGGCTGTGCAAGCACAAGTCCGGCAACTTCTCCATCCGCGACGCCGAAACCGGTTTTCTGGTCGTCTCGCCCACTTCCCTGGACCGTGACCTTTTGACCCCACGCGACGTGGTGGTCATGAACTTAGACGCCCACGTCGTCGAGAATGAATCCGGCCTGCGGCCCACCAGTGAGGTGCTCATGCACCTGGAGATCTACAAGGAGCGTCCCGAGGCTGTCGCCATCGTGCACACCCATTCGGCCTACGCCACCTCCTTCGCGCTGCTGAACAAGCCGATCCCCGCAATCGTCTACGAGGTGGCCAACCTGGGGCTGAGCCGGGCGCGCATTCCCGTGGCCCCGTACGGCCGCCCCGGCACCCCCGAACTGGCCGCCTCGGTGCGTCAGGCCGTGCGCGAGGCCGACTGCGTGCTGCTGGAGAAGCACGGCGCCGTCGCCGTCGACTCCCGCAACCTGTACGAGGCCTACCTCAAGGCCGCTTACATCGAGGAGCTCGCCCAGCTCTACCACCAGGCGCTCACGGCCAACGGCGGCGTCGAGCCCGAGTCCTTCGCCACCGAGGAGCTCCAGAAGTGGGCGTATCCGGCGGAGATCACCTTCCCCAACCAGCACTGA
- a CDS encoding dihydroxyacetone kinase subunit DhaK: MKKILNSADSFVRDTMEGIAAAYGDRVALLDGDLRVLVSRYPAPEGKVGVVTAGGSGHLPLFLGYVGQGMLDGCAVGEVFASPAAEKMADMIRACDRGAGVLCLYGNYNGDVFNFRMACEDVEFDGVQTRQLLGRDDVASSPKERADKRRGVAGLVYAFKIAGAAAEKMMTLDEVTAVTARALDNTRTMGVALSPCIVPKVGEPTFTIQEGQIEIGMGIHGEAGIEVRPMMTAEEIARLILETIEADLPLAAGDEVSVMINGLGGTPLEEQLIVYRSVHALLAERGVTVVMPHVGEFATSMEMAGLSVSVFKLDAELKELLRAPATTPFYTNANK; the protein is encoded by the coding sequence ATGAAGAAGATACTCAACAGCGCGGACAGCTTCGTCCGCGACACCATGGAGGGCATCGCAGCGGCCTACGGCGACCGTGTTGCCCTGCTCGACGGCGACCTCCGGGTACTCGTCTCGCGCTACCCGGCGCCGGAGGGCAAGGTCGGCGTCGTCACCGCCGGCGGCAGCGGGCACCTGCCCCTGTTCCTCGGCTACGTCGGGCAGGGCATGCTGGACGGATGCGCCGTCGGGGAGGTCTTCGCCTCACCGGCCGCCGAGAAGATGGCCGACATGATCCGAGCCTGCGACCGCGGCGCCGGCGTCCTGTGCCTGTACGGCAACTACAACGGCGACGTCTTCAACTTCCGCATGGCCTGCGAGGACGTCGAGTTCGACGGCGTGCAGACCCGGCAGCTGCTCGGCCGCGACGACGTCGCCAGCTCCCCGAAGGAGCGCGCCGACAAGCGGCGCGGCGTGGCCGGGCTGGTCTACGCGTTCAAGATCGCCGGGGCCGCCGCCGAGAAGATGATGACACTCGACGAGGTCACCGCCGTCACCGCCCGCGCCCTGGACAACACCCGCACCATGGGGGTGGCACTATCACCGTGCATTGTTCCCAAGGTCGGTGAGCCGACCTTCACCATCCAGGAGGGGCAGATCGAGATCGGCATGGGCATCCACGGGGAGGCCGGCATCGAGGTGCGCCCCATGATGACCGCCGAGGAGATCGCCCGCCTCATCCTGGAGACCATCGAGGCGGATCTGCCGCTGGCCGCCGGGGACGAGGTCTCGGTGATGATCAACGGCCTGGGCGGCACCCCGCTGGAGGAGCAGCTCATCGTGTACCGCTCCGTGCACGCCCTGCTGGCCGAGCGCGGAGTCACGGTAGTCATGCCCCATGTGGGCGAGTTCGCCACCTCCATGGAGATGGCCGGGCTGTCGGTCAGCGTTTTCAAGCTCGACGCCGAGCTGAAGGAACTGCTGCGCGCCCCGGCCACCACGCCCTTCTACACCAATGCGAACAAGTGA
- a CDS encoding dihydroxyacetone kinase subunit L — MLNRESLAAIAGEISVLMATNRDYLVSLDQVSGDGDLGISMDDGFRALAEYLAAQEQTDLGQLLRGAAKAFNGAAPSSLGTILSFGMMGMARTLRGKTEADVVSVAQALQAGVEAIMDKAESKPGEKTILDALMPGATVLVEGAAAVAGGGTALSELLRRAAEAAAQGSESTREMEAVHGRAAYSASRSIGVLDGGSVVGRLIFEGLAAWAV, encoded by the coding sequence ATGCTGAACCGTGAGTCACTTGCGGCAATCGCCGGTGAAATCAGCGTCCTGATGGCCACCAACCGGGACTACCTGGTGTCCCTGGATCAGGTCAGTGGGGACGGCGACCTGGGTATCTCCATGGACGACGGCTTCCGGGCGCTGGCCGAGTACCTGGCCGCCCAGGAGCAGACCGACCTCGGGCAGCTCCTGCGTGGGGCGGCCAAGGCCTTCAACGGTGCGGCGCCGTCGTCACTGGGAACCATCCTCAGTTTCGGGATGATGGGCATGGCGCGGACGCTGCGCGGCAAGACCGAGGCCGACGTCGTGTCCGTCGCGCAGGCCCTGCAGGCGGGCGTGGAGGCCATCATGGACAAGGCCGAGTCCAAGCCGGGGGAGAAGACCATCCTGGACGCGCTCATGCCCGGGGCGACGGTTCTCGTGGAGGGCGCCGCCGCCGTCGCCGGGGGCGGGACCGCGTTGAGCGAGTTGCTGCGGCGTGCCGCCGAGGCGGCCGCTCAGGGATCGGAGTCCACCCGGGAGATGGAGGCCGTGCACGGGCGGGCCGCCTATTCGGCCTCCCGCAGCATTGGGGTGCTCGACGGCGGCTCCGTCGTCGGCCGCCTGATCTTCGAGGGGCTGGCCGCCTGGGCGGTCTGA
- a CDS encoding aldo/keto reductase, with product MEYRQLGKSGLRVSTITLGTMGFGGTGFARTVGQIDVDGARRQIDIARDAGVNLFDTADMYSAGLSEEILGKALGADREDVLIATKVRMPMGEGPNDAGLSRHHIMRSVEASLRRLGTDHIDLYQVHEWDGVTPLEETLTALDDLVHAGKVRYIGCSNYAAWHMMKSLWTADRHGLTPFVSNQVHYSVQTRDIEHEIVPAAVDQGIGILVWSPLAGGLLTGKYRRGLDAPAGSRHVEGWDEPPVYDVEVLYDIVEELVAIADGHGVAPSQVALAYVLAKPAVTSVIVGARNEQQLQQNLGAAELVLTAEEMERLEQVSATGLPYPFWHHLNAADRLSPADLTLLARHLRDRG from the coding sequence ATGGAATACAGACAGCTTGGTAAAAGCGGCCTACGGGTCTCGACCATCACCCTGGGCACCATGGGTTTCGGCGGCACCGGGTTCGCGCGCACCGTGGGTCAGATCGACGTGGACGGAGCGCGTCGGCAAATCGACATCGCGCGCGACGCCGGAGTGAACCTATTCGACACCGCTGACATGTACTCCGCCGGACTGTCCGAGGAGATCCTCGGCAAGGCGCTGGGCGCGGACCGCGAGGACGTCCTGATCGCCACCAAGGTGCGGATGCCCATGGGGGAGGGCCCCAATGACGCCGGCCTGTCCCGGCACCACATCATGCGCAGCGTGGAGGCGAGCCTGCGCCGCCTGGGAACCGACCACATCGACCTCTACCAGGTGCACGAGTGGGACGGGGTCACGCCCCTGGAGGAGACGCTTACCGCCCTGGACGATCTGGTGCACGCGGGCAAGGTGCGCTACATCGGCTGCTCCAACTATGCGGCCTGGCACATGATGAAGTCCCTGTGGACCGCCGACCGCCACGGCCTGACCCCGTTCGTCAGCAACCAGGTGCACTACTCCGTGCAGACCCGGGACATCGAGCATGAGATCGTACCCGCCGCGGTGGACCAGGGCATCGGCATCCTGGTGTGGAGCCCGCTGGCCGGCGGCCTGCTGACCGGCAAGTACCGTCGCGGCCTCGACGCGCCCGCCGGCAGTCGCCACGTGGAGGGCTGGGATGAGCCGCCGGTGTATGACGTCGAGGTCCTCTACGACATCGTCGAGGAGCTCGTGGCGATCGCCGACGGGCACGGCGTCGCACCCAGTCAGGTGGCCCTGGCCTACGTCCTGGCCAAGCCGGCGGTCACCTCGGTGATCGTCGGGGCGCGCAATGAGCAGCAGCTGCAGCAGAACCTCGGTGCGGCAGAGTTGGTGCTCACTGCTGAGGAGATGGAGCGGCTGGAGCAGGTCAGCGCAACCGGTTTGCCCTACCCGTTCTGGCACCACCTGAACGCCGCGGACCGGTTGAGTCCCGCCGACCTGACGCTGCTTGCGCGGCACCTGCGGGATCGCGGCTGA
- a CDS encoding AlbA family DNA-binding domain-containing protein, which produces MPVSFAGLLSSLPLNATALPPAPRSPVLLFAVLIQPAALLVAYLAGRFASHLVRRRAHISTSTATLTALIGLWAGFAGGAWLFHEDYLWAPRILASAVVVAVIVVGLTALVITRIQHEPPLDPIAEVARRGESERLELKSSARVNMHTGKRDDAMETVVAKTVAAFLNSRGGTLLLGVDDDGRLIGLDPDYATLRQPDADRFELFLRSLWRVRLGTNAAALPRLDFAPATDGAGEVCRVTVPPSPVPVYLKGPKGSGGTELWVRVGNSTQRLEVDDAVSYVARRWPHEVRPSLRARVGAYLLYHRKRAAVPQAETD; this is translated from the coding sequence ATGCCCGTCTCGTTCGCAGGCCTGCTTAGCAGCCTGCCGCTCAACGCCACCGCCCTCCCGCCGGCACCGCGCAGCCCGGTGCTACTGTTCGCCGTCCTCATTCAGCCGGCGGCGCTGCTCGTGGCCTACCTGGCCGGCCGTTTCGCCTCCCATCTGGTACGGCGGCGGGCACATATCTCTACGTCCACCGCCACCCTCACGGCCCTGATCGGCCTGTGGGCCGGCTTCGCCGGGGGTGCCTGGCTGTTCCACGAGGACTACTTGTGGGCGCCGCGGATACTGGCCTCCGCCGTCGTCGTTGCCGTGATCGTGGTGGGGCTGACCGCGCTGGTCATCACCCGCATCCAGCACGAGCCGCCGCTGGACCCGATCGCCGAGGTGGCCCGGCGGGGAGAGTCGGAGCGTCTGGAGCTGAAGTCCTCTGCACGAGTCAACATGCACACCGGCAAGCGCGACGACGCTATGGAAACGGTTGTGGCCAAGACCGTGGCCGCCTTCCTCAACTCTCGGGGAGGCACCCTGTTGCTGGGCGTTGACGACGACGGGCGGCTGATCGGCCTGGACCCGGACTACGCCACTTTGCGTCAGCCCGACGCCGACCGCTTCGAGCTCTTCCTGCGCAGCCTGTGGCGGGTGCGGTTGGGGACGAACGCCGCCGCGCTACCGCGCCTGGACTTCGCTCCGGCCACCGACGGGGCCGGTGAGGTATGCCGGGTGACGGTGCCGCCCTCGCCCGTGCCCGTGTACCTCAAGGGTCCCAAGGGCAGTGGCGGTACCGAACTGTGGGTACGGGTCGGCAATTCCACGCAGCGGCTTGAAGTGGACGACGCCGTCTCCTACGTCGCCCGCCGCTGGCCGCACGAGGTGCGCCCGAGCCTGCGGGCCCGCGTGGGCGCCTATCTGCTCTACCACCGCAAGCGTGCCGCGGTTCCGCAGGCGGAAACGGATTAG